The genomic window CAtaaatccttcaagcaagttaaagcaagtgacaaggccccaagagtgttgattgttagactgACTTCTGGGGTCCCGGACCTTGcctttgtacccgtcttcttgttgatcatcatgattccaccCGGGTGGCACGCAATtgaaattctcactgagacatccaaatagcttcctagacccattcaattgagaattgtaccaacctttgtacttcaatttagagcatgcaaccatattgaaccttgcatgacaattcctaccactGACTATCTTCTgcttgctcttatagccacaaataGCTCTaaactgaccatctgtctcaagcaaagcatattcaagtgagctaattaaggttAGAGacgagagatttacccacttgaatgaagggatggatggtgatggctttgggggagaggtctccaacaactttggcaaggtgatttccagctcaattcccttgtgctcttctttgacaatttccacttctttgcaagcttcttcaatatcaacctcttcttcttggtaactttcttccaattcaatctcttcttcactgttcaccaagggcatgagaggttatgcttcttcttctttaatttccatgtcaagtccaatgggagaggattcaattatagataagaattcatcaatgattgaatccatctcttgatcatcctcttcaaagtcttcaaccatgatatgcattggaggttgtacaccctcctcaacatcaatttcaatcgtccttgaaggaggctctataacttgactttcccatggaggttcagcatctcctaagtcttcaaccaattcttcttcttcgataattacagcttcctccacttgttctagtacaaagtcatgctccttactgtctagtggggtttctagtatctccttcatgctgcgctcttcattagatttcccacatgaagccatgggggttccttgagtgtccgaacatcgggaaggtaatcgatttatcgcttgattcaattggtgaagcgtggcatgaaatttttcaaatgtttccttgagttgctcccttgattcttggggtgatagatatggacatggtgcatagggaggtgctggttcttgggagtaattgggttggaattggggtggacaAGGGCTGGGGTCATAGGGGGTGAATAGTGGTAGTtggtgtaagacccagaacctttgaaaagtctttttatgatcaagtctcaaatcatatggttatttatagccttaatttcagaaattattttattaaaggtaattaaggcaagtttcgatttattgaatttgagataagctatgattattatccaattttataattattggattattttctatatttgaattataaagttgatagttatgaaataataaggattttatacgatttggattagataagtaatattttaaatattaatgttgttattttggaaaatagagaaattaattatattatttctaatttttagatttgggcattttattgaaaataatttgtaaagttgatgagcaaatagtattttcctaTATAtgattagtgttggatttaatttgggtttcaattaccatattatccctatttttatgtgaaattactatATTGCCCTTAACCCTAAGTTTCGAAAATGAAACCTAATCCTTATAGCCCAGCAGCCACCACCCCAACCCCCTTCAGCAACACAAAAGACAGCACAtggtttcctttcctctttctccaTGAAAGGAAAGGAACAGAAGCCAAAAATCAGAGAGAAATGGAGACTGAGTCGCGGAAGAAGGGAGGAGGAGAGGAAGACCTGCGCCGGCGTGCTGGTCTCACTGCCACAGTCGTCTGATCGAGGACGGGGAAGAGCACCGCGCCTCTCTGTCTTGCCGCCGCTAAACTCGCGCACAGGAAGAGAGGAGATGCGCGAAAGGGAGCCACTGCGGGGAAGCCATCGCCGCCTGCCACCATCGCCGAGCGTGGGGCCGCCGTCCTCCTTAATTTGGCATACCCTTCCCTCTATTCTCTCTTCATGCTGCGCAGCCTCAAACCCTCTTCTTCACTGTCTTTGCTGCGCAGCCCTACCCTAACTAAGCACACACGCAAGGTTCTTTGAACCAGAGGGAAAAGAAGAACGGGAATCAGGAAGGGGGAAATCAGAAAAACACAACACACACACCCACGAAGCACTGTTGGTCACGGAGAAGGGGAAGGGAAGGGGAAGAAGTCGCGCCGGTGTACTGGGTTGCACCACCACCATGTCGCCGTCTGACCGAGGAGGGGGAAGAGCGCCGCGCCTCTCTGTCTCGCCGCTGCTGAGCTCGCGCACAGGAAGAGAGGAGATGCACGAAAGGGAGCCACTGCGGGGAAGCCATCGCCGCTGCCACCATCGCCGAGCGTGGGGCCGCCGTCCTCCTTGTCGCCGACCAGCCCGTCTCGTCGCCGTTGTCGAACCCGTCCCTTGCTGTCGCCGTTGAAGCTGCGAAcagagaagagggaaagggatgaGTCACGAGGAAGCAACGCTGCCCTTCCATCGCCGCTGCTACCACAGTTGTAGTTGAGGGTATCCTCGTCGCCGTGGGTGGTTCCACCGCCCTTGCTGCTGTGCCGTCAGAGTCTGCCGCCATGGCCGCCGGTCTCCTAGTTGCTGCTGTGGTTGGGGGTCTGCTGTGTATGGTCACCGGAAAACCTTTCTGCCACCGGAGCTACCCTGAAATACCATCGGAGTCTGACAGCACCGCTGTCGGAGTTCTGAGGCCACTGGAACCACCGCCAGAGGTTCTGGCTACTTCTGCCATCGCAGGAAAAGTTGTCGTTAAGGGTTTCATTTGAGGTTTTTGCCTTTTTGGTTTTTCGAGATGGTTTTGATGCTGTGCAGTTTTTCTAGTTGATCCACCAGAGTTTCCGGCCACCGCCAGAGTTGTTGCTGCCGCCGGTTCGAAATCGCAGCTGCTTCGTGTTGTTattccggtaagaaattatgtttcgaatAGTCTCGCGTTAGTTTTCGGTTgtgttggttaatgaatatgagttttggtaacgtggggtcgagttcTGATTATTCTATGTTACGATTAGTGTCGCTATGGTTATTGCGGATGTGGCTTGAAGCTGAGGTTGCGTTGTTGATGATtttgggttgaggcggaaaggactctgtgacgcgtttgagttatggaatttgcgttttgaggtaggggcgctttccgaaaactataatttattattggaattattacatatggatactgatgtgagatatggtgtatttagtgattgtatctgccttatgtattatttgattgactcgaatgattaggtatgtttgtttggctgaattattgtgtggctttgtgaaatgtaatgttttgaagtgattctttaaagatttgaaatctgagtttaatccgttgatgattgatttgatttgagtcaattatttgatgatgtgaaaagtcaaatgcacttttgaattcagcctggtttactttaattgacttgatcttggacaaatgatttgttactgaactgtttctttaaagctttggaaatgagttaaatcggttgatattgagttgactttgaaatggttttcttgagatatgccactgaggcgactgttggatttaacttgctttgaattgatttctggttttgagctgttgaaaaggaatgagaaacggtttagttgggacccgaaccgggtggcaaaagtccaagttttaggggaggtgctgccgaaatttctacaaaatcctagtcttgtttaaaaagttatttaaaaaggattggatttgagaactttatgccttgagtttgacttatttagaaatgaacgaTTTTTAccatttgaatcactgaaggaaagaatgatgctctaatattgatttcaatataaaaaggagcttttagtgatttcaaaggaatctaaacttttgattgagtaattatgtttgaggcattttggaagagttagaaaaagggttccaaaaagaaacctgaaagtggtttgattcaaatgaaccggttcttTTTCAAATGAGTTAATTTTTGGatcgggttggaacttgtgattttgtatggtcggtttcataataaattcagttttatttacttgaaccgagaatccatgattttaagagtttcaatgaattttaaggaattgatataggttgaccttccctaaagacttggacTCTGCcaagaaacttttgttataaaatctcattgttgtatgggtgattttgaatactttgaaataaatccttaacttgccatggttttggaagttttggaaagagaatgccaagagtggctttgttttaaaaagggaactcactttgagtaaatttggcttatgagcctgagatgatttgagaaacgagatttctgaaaccaaggctgaaaagagttgaaacttgatttcaaagtgaagcgatttgagaaaaagtgatttatagCTTAAATGCCAactttatgaatttgatgatgttggatggtggaagtgctgttttgttatgggccggaatggNNNNNNNNNNNNNNNNNNNNNNNNNNNNNNNNNNNNNNNNNNNNNNNNNNNNNNNNNNNNNNNNNNNNNNNNNNNNNNNNNNNNNNNNNNNNNNNNNNNNNNNNNNNNNNNNNNNNNNNNNNNNNNNNNNNNNNNNNNNNNNNNNNNNNNNNNNNNNNNNNNNNNNNNNNNNNNNNNNNNNNNNNNNNNNNNNNNNNNNNNNNNNNNNNNNNNNNNNNNNNNNNNNNNNNNNNNNNNNNNNNNNNNNNNNNNNNNNNNNNNNNNNNNNNNNNNNN from Arachis ipaensis cultivar K30076 chromosome B09, Araip1.1, whole genome shotgun sequence includes these protein-coding regions:
- the LOC110266879 gene encoding uncharacterized protein LOC110266879 — translated: MAADSDGTAARAVEPPTATRIPSTTTVVAAAMEGQRCFLVTHPFPSSLFAASTATARDGFDNGDETGWSATRRTAAPRSAMVAAAMASPQWLPFVHLLSSCARAQQRRDREARRSSPSSVRRRHGGGATQYTGATSSPSLPLLRDQQCFHEERIEGRVCQIKEDGGPTLGDGGRRRWLPRSGSLSRISSLPVREFSGGKTERRGALPRPRSDDCGSETSTPAQVFLSSSLLPRLSLHFSLIFGFCSFPFMEKEERKPCAAVSDLCIYKMTGNLYQRIETECEAHISTALQSLVGQSPDLVVFLSLVERCWQDLCGQMLMIRGIALYLDRTYVKQTANVRSLWDMGLQLFN